Within Dysosmobacter sp. Marseille-Q4140, the genomic segment AATATGGAGCAGGGAAACAGAGGCACAAACCATCTCATTCACGATTCATTTTCTGCCGTCACGGGTCGGACTTATTTTGCTCCATTGCTTGGGCGATCTGTTTCATAGCCATGTCGATATAGAGATACACCCCATCACGATCACAGTGGAACAGGTTGGAGTAACATGTGCTTTCGTTCGGGTGAAGGGGATTCGGTTCCACTACTTCGGTGGCTTCCAGCAGACCAGTACCCAATTCAGCCGCAGCAGTAAGAGCCTTTTTCAGAACAGCAAACTGCCCATCGCTCCAATGTTTCTCCAGATCTTCCAGTACCTTTGGTTCCTGCTCCAGATCCCGGAGAATCTGCAAAACCTGATCTGGAGATAGGTACACGCCGGAGCAGTAGTTTTCAATGATCTGGTTCTTTGCCGGGTTGGGTAAGGCAGTGGGCACCACCTGCGCCCAGGGGGTGAAGTACCGGGCATATTCCGGCTTTTCCTCCATCAGGAAGGAGAAACTGCTCCCTCTGGTATAATAGTAGTCCCGGAAAAATCCCTGGACCACCGCAATATAAAAACCATGGCTTTTATCAAACAGCTCGTCCGGTTCTGTCTCTGCCCCAACCCGCAGGGTGTCCAGATACTTTTCTGCATAGAAATCCTCGATTCCATGCTGCGCGGCAAGGGCCAGAACCTTTTCTTCCTGTCCCTGCTGTATCCAGGTTAGGGGAGTAAAATACAATTCCTGTATTTCGTCTGGCGAGATCGGGTGAAAACTTACATCGTATCCCATAAAAGTCCTCCTTAGTAATCAAGCAAGATGGGCACCTGCTGTTCCTCGGCAAACCGCATGGCCCGCCAGAACATGGAGAAGGCGAACTTGGCCAGGGATTGGGTCTCATACTGGGTGTGTTCCGGGATGTCCGCCTTGCTGTACTGTCCGTCCGGGCCTACGGTCCCGTCTACCGGGTACCCTTCCGTATCCGCCCAACCAAGGATGGTATCCTCAGCGGCCTGCCATGCCAGCTGGTTCAGCTTCTCCAGTTCCTTCCGCAGTCCGCCCAGTGTGGCGATCATCGCCCGATCATCAGTGGGAAGAGGCGCTTGAAAGAAGAAGGCATCAGCCAGAGGCAGCCACCAGGTAGCCCCACGGAACAGGGACCACACCCGCTCCTCGTCCGATGCAAGACGGGCGACCAGGGGATGCTCCCCGAAGTTCCAGTCCTTCTCCACAGTGGAAGGCACCGGCTCATTGTATGTATGGCAGGCAGCCACCAGCAGCATAGCGCCGAAGGCATCCCAATCCGGCTTGTCGGTGTAATAGGGCTTCTCATTATCTTCCGGCCAGGGGGTGTAGGGGGGCTGGCCCGGTTGAGAAATGGCGCTCAAGATCTGATCCCGCCAGTTCTCCACTGCAGCCTGGACCTCAGCTGGGGACATTTCTTCCTCGTTATCAGCAGCTTCTCCATCCGGCGTGATTTTTTGAAAGCCCCATCCATTTTCCTCTGCCCACTGCTGAACAACAGTTTTCCAGTTGTGAGAATAGTACCGGGTCAATGTTCCGGCGTAGATGTCAAGTCCCATCGTGATGCCTCCTTTTCTGCTTGATCAAAGCCGTTCCAGGGTACAGTCGTGCCCGGAATGGTCTGTATCCAAAATGATTTCCACAATGGTGTCCATATTCTCTTTTCCGAGATTACGGACGCTTTTTTCATAGGCCAGCCACTGGATGTGGATGGGTTGTCCATACTCATGCCGCCCAAAACCGCCCCGGAGAATATCGTTGAAAGCGTTCAGGTTCCGACCGATCTTCCGGTCCAAACCAAAGGTAAATACCCGCTCCACTTCGTCATAAAACCCGGCCATGTTAGAAAAACGGCGGCCGTCGATGGTGAACATCTCTCTCATGTCCATATAAACGGCTCCTTTAAGTGGTATTTCTCCATAATTTTCTTTTCCAAAGATTCATAGGCATCCATATCCTCTGGCTGCGCTGGAATACCCTTTTCCCACCAGTAACCGTTCCCATAGTAGAAACACATAGCCCAGTAATAAGGCAAGTCATGGCTGAATATCGCCACTCCCAAGGCATCGGTCACTGGCTCTGCCAGCGGTGAGCGTTCCACTGTCTGGGAGGCTTCCTCATAGGAGATCCCTACCAGCTCCACCAGCAGGTGCTTCACCAATTCACAGAAGCTGTACTGGTTGAATATGACCTGACCATCCTCATCTTTGAACACAATCCCATCTCTCACCATGGTATTTCTCTCCGTTTTTTAATCCTCATCCCCGGCCTTAAAGTTGTAGATGGGGCGGATGATCCTCCTCACCTCCGCCGTGGGGCCGATGTTGTCCAGAATATCCTGCATCCCCTTATAGGCCATAGGGCACTCATCCAAGGTGGCCTTGCTCACCGAGGTGGTGTAGACCTCTGACATCTGCTTTTTGAATTCAGATACCGTGAAGGACTGTTTGGCGTCCGCCCGGCTCATCAGGCGGCCGGCGCCGTGGGGAGCGGAGCAGTTCCAGTCCTCGTTACCCTTGCCCACACAGAGCAGGCTCCCGTCCCGCATATTGATGGGGATGAGCAGCTGCTCGCCCTCTTTGGCGGACACAGCCCCTTTCCGCAGGATCATGGCATCGGTGTCGATGTAGTTATGGATAGTGGTAAACTGTTCCTCCACATGGAGCTTCATGCCTTTGATGATCTCATCCATCATGGCCTGCCGGTTAAGCATGGCGAAGTGCTGGACGATCTTCATGTCGTGGATATACTGCTCAAACAATTCTCCGGACACATAAGCGAGAGCTTTGGGGATGTTAGTTTGCTTGATGTTTTTCAGTTTCTTCAGTTCTTTCTGGATTTCATTCTCCCGGCCCTCTGCCTTCATCTGAGCCACCAGCGCCTGCAGGGAGGCATCGTCGGTACGGTTGAGCACCTTGTAGCCCGCCTCCTGATAGTAGCCGGCCACCTCCACGCCCAGATGACGGCTGCCAGAGTGGACCACAATATAGAGATTCCCTTCGTCGTCCTTGTCTACCTCAATGAAGTGGTTCCCGCCACCCAGAGTGCCGATGCTTTTTTCTGCCCGGAGGAGATCCACATGGCGGGCGCAGCACAGTTCGCTCAGGTCGATCTCATCGAGATAGCGGTGGGCCTTATCCCGTATGGAGAAGCCGGAGGGGATCTTCTCATAGATCAGCTTGTCCAGCTTCTGAAGTTCCAGCCGGCCCTCCCGGATGCGGGTGGTTTCCATACCGCACCCAATGTCCACACCCACCAGATTGGGCACCACCTTGTCGGTGATGGTCATGGTGGTGCCGATGGTGCAGCCTGCCCCGGCGTGGATGTCGGGCATGAGCCGGATACGGCTGCCCGCCGTAAATTCTTGGTTGCACAGTTCCTGAACCTGTGCGATGGAGGCGCTGTCCACCACATCGGTGAAAATCTTGGCCTCGTTGTATTTTCCTTTGATTTCGATCATGGTTTCCTCGCAATATTCTATGGGGCATGGCCCCGTCAAGTCATTTCATACAGCAGGCCAGCGTTGTCCTGCACCAGTTCCAGATGGGAGCGCAGCGTTTCAAGTCCGCTTTGTACCGCCTGGGTGGTCAGATCCCAGTCTGGGGCAATTTCAGCGGCCAGCTCCGGGAGGTCCTGCTCCCGCAGAACTGCCAGCAGTTTAGACGCTAACTCTCCCTCCAGCAGAGCACAGTCCAGGGTGTCCTCCGTCTGGGGAGCAGGAAAACGGACATCCAGATCCAGTTCGCTCTCACACCAGTCCCAGATGGCCATATAGACCGCGCCGGAGCAGTCGCCGTTGGACAGTTCCTGCCGCCGGCCGTCTTTGAGAAGAAAAAAGGATGCGATCTGTGACATAGTGGTTCCTCCTGTATGTTATTCTTTTTCCATCAGCCCTTCTGCCTGCATCCGGATCACATAGAAAGCCCGCACCCAGTCCAGCTCCTGCTCCATGGATTCCTCCAAAGCCAGCAGGCGGCGCTTTCCCAGCCTGCGGTCCAGGAGGGCAAAGATGCGGACAAGAGGATTCTCGCTGACAAGGCTTTTCTCAATGCTCTGGTTGTCAAAGATACCAAACGCCTCATAGAACACCTTTTGGTCAAAGGTGCCCTGCTCCAGCGCAAAGGCATGAGCCTGGTTGATGGCCTCTTTTGCGGAGTCGCAATCTTTCAGCGTTGTGGACCGCAGGTGATGAAATTTTGTCCACACATTCTCAAAATAGGTGTAGTAGTTGCTCCGCAGCACTTCCACACCGTCCATGCGAATGGCTGCCCGGCCCTCATGGTCAGCGCTTTTGCTGTAACTGGTGGCAAAATACTGGATGTGGCCCCGGAGCGCCGGGCACAGGTAATCATTTTCCAGCTTGTTCCGGATTCCGCTCCAAGTTGGCATAGCGACCGCCTCCTTTCGGCTGTGGCTGCGGGTAAGGTAAACTTCCCAATTGATTAAAATTTAAAGATTACATACAATCCTCGATATATGATCGTTCTATAAATTCTTTTACTGCAAATAGATCTGTAAACTCCACATACCGGGGAAATCCGTCCGCATTATGTGCTGAGTAAGTCAAATGGAACATATAGTAGATGTCCCTTCCTATTCCGCTTCTGACAACATATAGCACATCATCATTGGAATCACACTTCGCAACCGCCCGGATTTTTTTGCCGGATAAGAAGTGGCCTTGTCCTATTTCTTTGTTTAGTTCAACGACAAATGCTCCGTCCGCCTGTGTGAGGGGAAGCAGATACCAGTTAAAATCCTTACCATATTTATCGTACAGATCACAGAACATTTCTTCTAATGTCATTGTTCATTTTTCCTTCATCCATTTACAGTTCAGCTCTCAACCGCCGCGCTGTTTTTATTGCTCATTGAGATACCTCGCCAGTTTCTTCTCCAGCAGTTCTGTCATATCATTGCAGAGGCGCTTTACCTTGTCCTGCTCATGGGCGTAGTACCAGATGGTTTCCTCTCCGGGGCGGAGCAGGAGCTGGTCGCCGTCCGCTTCTTTCCAGAACTCGCCCAGCACACAATACCTCTCTCCATGGATGGTCAGATCAAACATCCCGGAAAGGGAAAGGATCACGCCTGTGGATGCCTGGATGCCTGCGGTCAGCAGGAAAAACTCCCTCACCTGGGACGGGAGCGTGAAGTCCAGCACGCTTTCTTGATTCCCAATCTGCTCCTCCGTGGCGGCAGGCTTGATCTCATCAGAGGTGTCCAGCACCTTTGCCAGCGCCTTGGAGAACTTGGGGTATCGGCCAAACAGCTCCGGGTGGCTGGCCTTGAATTCCTTTTGCTTTTCCCGCTGCACTCGCTCCTGCTCCTTGCAGAAAGCGTCCAGTTCGGCCAGATACCGCTCCTGGTAGAGATTGCTGGCTTCAAATGCTAAGCCGCTCTTTTCCAGAATGGCGATGGCTCCCTTTTGGCTGCCAAACACCGGGACCCACTGAAAACCGTGTCGGCAGGGCTTCAGTTTCAGAAATTCACCCCGACTCAGCAGGGCTTCCAACTCCGTCTCATGTTCGTCCCACCAGTTCTGCCAGGTTTCAGGTGTTTCCCGTCCCTCAGCCAAGTCCAGGAGTTTTTCTGTCAATGATTCTTTGTTCATGGGTGTCCACGCTCTTTCTCCGCCATCACTTCCACATTACTCGGTAGCACAAAGCTCATTCATTTTTGGAATCAGTATTTTATCCATCCATTGACAAACAACCTCAAAGGCATTGTAAATCTTTTCTTCATTTCCTATATCAAGATATATTTCATTGTCTCTTAAACTGTAAAACAGCGGTTGTGTGTTGATGTCTGGTTTGGCATAACCATAAGGGTCGTATGGACGGGTGTTGATTATATAGCAAACCTCTATGCTTATGCTATCCTTTGTGTTCCCGCCGAATGAGGAAAACGCAATCATATAGGTGTAATTTTTACTGTGCCTCGTAAGTGTTTTGTCGGATTTTTTATACTTGAATCCTAAATGCCCGTACTTTCCTTGCAACTTGGTTCCAAGCATTTGCATTGCTTCGCTAAAGTTCATTGTGCCCCCTTCATTTTCTCATCGTAAAAATAAATATAGTTCATTTCTCCGTTTCAGAGGGCGCAGGAATAGATGCTCATGGCCCCGTAATCGGTGTGCAGGACAAGTCCGCTCTTGGTAAAGGCAAAATTCACCTGCCGCACCACAAAGGGGTCGTCAATGGTGGCCAGCAGCTGGCCGCTTCCGGTATCCCACAGCTCTATGGGGGAGCTGCCACGATCCTGCTGAACGGCCATCAGGCTGCCCCTTGTCCTCACTGTACAGGTATCCGAAAAACTCAGCCCCTGCCGGACAGAAAATGGGAAAGGATTGTCCATCTCCTCTCCGGTCTGGGTCAGATAGAACCTGCCGCCCACTGAGAAGCACTGGTCATCCGGAGAGAAGAAGGGATGCCAGCCCTCATTGGGAATCACCACTTTTTGGGCGGACTTCAGATCGACCAGCACATACTCACCCTCGGTGACGCGGTAGGCCGCTTTGCTCTGCCGGGGAGAGAGCATCCCGAAGCAGTAATAGGCAAAATTCGGGTCTTTTGACTTCTTGCATTTTACCGTTTCCCGCCACACCTCTGTGTTGCTGCCAAAGTCAAAGACAACAATCTCCTCGCCCGTGTACCACAGGGCCAGGTCGCCGCTGACATCCAGCATGGTCTTCATGCTGTTTTTCTTGTTGGCAAAGGGTGTGATTTCATGGGTGCGGAGTGAGAACTGCTGGAGAAGATAGCTGTTATTCAGAAGAAGGGTGTCATTGGGGCAGAGAACCTGCTCATAGGTCATTCTCTTTGCACCCAGGGGAACTGTTTCGAAGATCTCCCCGCTGCCATCGAAGTGATAGAGGGTTTCGTCCTCAAAATCTCCGACCACCCTCGTCAGGAAGAAGTCGTCCCGTGTGAGGGCGGCAGCCAAGGGCATAAAGCCGTTGCTGTCCTTGCCGACAAACCGATGGCACCGCGCCTGCCCAACAGCGGCATCCGGATTCTGATAGACAAATCCTTTCCGCATTTGGCTCATCATGGCGCTGGCAGTCTTGCTCTTGACCTGGAAGACGGAGTCGCACAGGATCTCCTTGACCTTCCCGCCATTCAAGCAGGTTCGGATGGTATGTCCGTCAATTTCAATCCGCCACTGCTTATTTGTGGCGGGGTTGAGGAAGGTTTTTTCAATCATGGTTTTGGCCGTTCCTCCTTTCGGATCAGGATGCTTTTTCCCTCGGAGTTGATGCTATAGAGGTCATCCAAATGGATATGGAATCCATCCTCACGAACGGTTTCTGCCATTCCCAAAGCGGCTTTCGCCAACAGGAGCAGCCCCGCCCGGTTTCCCGTTAGCTCCAATTCATTTCCATCGGCATGAGTGGTAAAGGAGAGGTGGGCTTCCGGCTCTACCGGAAGGATGGGCAGTTGTTCATCATTCAGTTGAATGGTCAGTGTTTTGGGTTTCATCGCTTGTATCCCACCTTTTGAAAACTCCTCAATCAAAATCCATCCAAACCAGGTGCTTCCCGCAGTGGAGGCACTGGAACAGATAGCATTGCAGATGCCCGCCATTGACGGATTTCTGAATCATTTCCTTATGTTCGTCATCCCACATTGGATCGTCCAGCACATCCTCCAGCACACCCAGCGCCCGCAGTTCTCTGGCACCCACATGGCCCAGATAGGCGCAGTAGTCGCCGCAGTGGGCGCGCCAGTATTCCTGCTGCCAGCCACAGTAGCCAGGCGTGCGGTGGATCAGCTCGTCCAGTCGGGCCGGGTCCTCCACGCCATCGTCCACGGAGCAATCGTCCTGGAAGCTGCCGTCATATTTCCGGGCCGCCTCGCCGCTGGAGATACACTCCGGGCACAGACACTCAATATCCTCCACAGCGTAAAAGGGGCCTGTATAGAAAATATGGGTCGTCTTGCCGCAGCAGTCGCAGGCAACGCCATCCGCGGACTCCTCAAAAGCGCCGGTTTCCAGCGGATTGGGGTGATACCGGAAGGTGGGCAGGCCCAGCCGAGCCTGCCGCTCCTTCTCTTTCTGCTTTTCCTCCAGCGTTTTGGGCTTGGGGAGAGCATAATGATTGCCCCAGTTTTCCGCATATTCCTTCAGCGTGCCCAGCCGCTTGAGTGTTTTTTTATCGGAACGATTTCCGATTTGGCAGAGCAGTTCGTAGGCATCCTTCTTGAAGTCCAGCAGATCATACACATCCACCAGCACCTCCTTGGCCTGTTTGTCTTCCGATAGCTCCAGTTTCTCCTTGAAGGTATAGAGCGCGCGGACACTGTCTGGATTTCCTTTTGTCTCTCGAAACTGTTTTTGGAGTTCAATGTATTCCTTCAGATATTCGTTCATGGTCACAATCTCCCATCAATCCCACCAGAAGTACCAGACGGTGGACTGCCACAGGGCATCTGCCAAGGAGCCAATGCTTCCATCCTCATTCTGATCCAGATCCGGGCAGAAGCCATACAGTTCTACCGCCACATCCATGGCCTTCTCCTTGGGGACGGGGGCCGGAAGCAGGAACTCCAGCTCATCGTGGCTCATGGCGGCAGGAACTGCGCCGTACTGCTCGAACCAGTATTTGGCCGCAGCCATCAGGTCCGGTGTGTCGGGACAGTCGTTCCAGTTTCCGAAGGGCAGGTATGCGAAGATCTCCCAGGGATTCTTCACCGGGATCTTGGCCAGGATAAGCGGATAGGTCATCTCCGTATCATCATCCCAGTAGCTGGAGAAGCGGTCGTTGGGTTCTCCGCCCTCCATCTCGCCCAGGATCTCCTCCTCCCAGTCCATATCGTCATCCTCGGCTTCTTCCTTGCGCTGGCCGGTCAATTCCTCCAAAACCGCCTTTCCGTCCTTGACGGGGGCAGAGAGTATCTTTTTCCGGTACTCCATTACAGTTTTGAGGTCAAATTCGTAAAAGTCCGAATCATTCTCCGGGTCGGCGTTCATCACCAGACACTCCAACAGCGTTTCGTCATCCGCCTTGATGAGCACCGGCACAAAGCCTTCTTTGACACTTTCCCGTTTGGCATAGCTGTATGCCGACATGATGGGATCATCGTCCTTCATGGAGGGGAAATAGGTGCATTCACAGTCCAGATACTCCATCAACGCCTCAGCCAGTTCGGAGGGTTCCAGCGTGTCCTCGTCGAAGTCCTGTCCCTGCCAGTTGGTGAAGCGTTCCTCGATCACCTTTGCCATGGCCTGGTAGTAGTCCTCGTCAAAGGGGATAAACAGGTAGGCTTCATCTTGGAACTCATTGGAGTGATACCGTTCCGGGCCGAAGAAGCGGAGGGCGTTGTCATCAACATCGGCAGGATAGTAGGGGCTGTCGCCCTCTCCATAGTAATAGCCTGCAAAAGCACGGCCTTGCTGATTGAATAGCACAGAGAACAAGCAGCCATCCAACTCATTCTGGATGAATGCCCGCAGGTCCACGCTGGCAGGGTCGGCTTTGACCTGCTTGGCCACTTCACCGTATTCTTTCAGGAAGTCCTCGCCCATCAAATCATGCTCCATGCACCAACGCAAGTAGATGGCCATATGGTTGTAGGCATTGATGGGGTCGATGGGCAGCCCCTTCTCCTCAATGCTCTCGATATGATAGGAGGCATCGTCCATCTCACCGTCAAAATCATCATTGGAAAGGGTGCCACGAGTGATAGCATCCTGACGGTCAGGCTCCACCACAAAGCTGATGCCGTTCATTTTGTCCAGCAGGGCGTCCGCGTCATGGGCCAGCTTATATTCCAATTCATCCCGGTAGAGAGGGATCACCTGATAGAAGTTGACCTCCTCGCCACTCGGCAGGATGCAGACCTCGCTGCCATCTTCAGTGTCCTGGGGACCGGTCAGAATGGCGGCGCACAGCTTTGTGTCTTTTGCAAAGTCATCCTCATTGTCCATGGTATGGCCAAAGCCCAGCCAGGTATCGCTGACAATGGGCAGGCGGGCCATGGTTTTCAGCAGGCGGATAGGCCAATACCACCGCTCATCCTTCAGATCCTCATGCTTCAGCTTCCAGTTCCCCGGCAGTGCGATGGCCAGCTCCGCCCGCTCCAGCTTGTATTCGGCCAGTTCCTCCGGCACATTCATCCGGTGGGCGCCCATGCCCATGGTGACCAGGGTGTAGTAGTCACGCTCCTCGGAGGGCGGCACCACGCAGATGTCCACATGGATGTCCGGGGAAGAAAGTTCATGGAACACATTCTCGTACTTGCCGAAATACTGCTGGATGTGCCCCTCGACGGCTTCCATTTCTTCCTCGGTGTAGACCTCGGGAACACCGGTTTCTTCATTCTCGGGCGCTTCACCGTCCGGGTCATCGTCATCATCGTCAGGGTCACCGCCCGATGACGCCCAGGAGATTTTCAGGGTCATCTGCTCTTCCGGCAGTCCGATGCCAGGGCTGCGGGTGATGGTATGCTTGTCATCTGCCGAGAATCCGATGGTCTCCCCGTCGAGGAGTTCCACATCATTCTCCAGCACATAGGACACAAGGCTGGCCAAAAAGTCCCGCAGGTCACCCGGATCGGCGTCGGCACCCAGCACCTCCATCTCGTCCTTGCCGAACACATCCATACCGTAGGTATAGCCATTCATGCCATGCTCATCCCGCCAGAGGCCAAACCAGATCCAGTTGAAGATGGGCAGATCGCCGCTGCGCATCATGTCGGCAAAGCCCTCATAGAACCGGGGCTCAAACACCACGCCGCTGGTGTAGATGCCGGTGGCATATTTCTGGCGGCAGCAGGTAGCCACCAGTTTGGTATAGAGCTTGCCCTTTTCCAGCAGATCTTCCTCTTTGCCCAGCACTGCTACCATCAAGTGGGCACAATGCTCCTTAGCAACCTTGACTGCATCCTCCCACATATAGTTGTTTTCCGCGTTGGCCTCGGCCTCGCCGCCGGGGATAGGATAGGTCGCCAGGCTGACGGCGGCGAGCATATCGCCTACTTCGAATACCAGCGCGTCGTCGTCCTTCTCCTCACTGGCGTCGTATTCCTCCACGGCGATGTTCCATTTTTCCTTCATGTCCCGGATGAACTGCTCTTTGTCCCATTCTGCCTTGGACAGCAGCACAAAGCCGGTGAAGACGCCTGTGTGGTCACTCTCATTCTCGGCCTCTGCCTCGGCCCGCTTCGCGATCTCCTTCTGGCACTCCTGAATCACCGTCGGGGCATCCTCGTCTTCCGGGTCCAGCTCCGCCCACCGCTGGGCGTAGGGGATGGCCTTTTCCTCCTGACCATAGAGATACTGATAGGCATACGCCATCCGCATATTCCACTCCGCCTTGTTTTGGCCCTCCTCCTGGACGGACTCCAGTACCTCGATGGCTCGGCGCAGGGCCTTATCTACCTTATAGTTAGGGGTACCCTCGTCGTGGTCCCCAATGATGGCATAGTTCTCCAGCGCCCGTGCCATGGCGTAGGCAATGCGGTAGTTCCGCCAATCCTCCGGGATGGCATTCAATGCCTGGATGCAGCGGGTGTACTCGTCCTCGTCGTTCCACTGCTCGATCTGTGCGAAGAATTCTTCTTCGTTCTGCGGGGTGTAAGGGATATCCTCCATGCCCGTCAGCGTCTCGTCCAGCTCGGGGACCTGATCCTCATCGTCCGGCTCCTCCTCGGGCGGCGTTTTCAGGTTCACAGTACCTGCTTCCCGACGGAAGGTGTGGAAACTGGCCCAGGGGATGTCGCTGTTCTCGAAGAACTTCTTTGCCATCTGGAGCGCCGTTTGGATGTCCCAGGCAATGAAGTCCACATAGCCGCAGAAGAGGCCGGTGGCTCCGCCGGTGAGGGTGAGGATCTCCGGGCTGTCGCCGGTGGTAAACACTTCTTCCAGCTTGTCCCGGAAGTCAAAGATCTTCTCCGATCCTTCTTCCTCCCGCAGGGTATCCAGGGGATAGCAGAAGAAGCCCGCCACTGCGCCGTCGGCATGGAGTGCGTCCATGAAGTCATTGTCGGCATTCAGATAGCCGTTGATCAAGGGCGCACAGCAAGTGGA encodes:
- a CDS encoding RtcB family protein, yielding MIEIKGKYNEAKIFTDVVDSASIAQVQELCNQEFTAGSRIRLMPDIHAGAGCTIGTTMTITDKVVPNLVGVDIGCGMETTRIREGRLELQKLDKLIYEKIPSGFSIRDKAHRYLDEIDLSELCCARHVDLLRAEKSIGTLGGGNHFIEVDKDDEGNLYIVVHSGSRHLGVEVAGYYQEAGYKVLNRTDDASLQALVAQMKAEGRENEIQKELKKLKNIKQTNIPKALAYVSGELFEQYIHDMKIVQHFAMLNRQAMMDEIIKGMKLHVEEQFTTIHNYIDTDAMILRKGAVSAKEGEQLLIPINMRDGSLLCVGKGNEDWNCSAPHGAGRLMSRADAKQSFTVSEFKKQMSEVYTTSVSKATLDECPMAYKGMQDILDNIGPTAEVRRIIRPIYNFKAGDED
- a CDS encoding barstar family protein; translation: MDMREMFTIDGRRFSNMAGFYDEVERVFTFGLDRKIGRNLNAFNDILRGGFGRHEYGQPIHIQWLAYEKSVRNLGKENMDTIVEIILDTDHSGHDCTLERL
- a CDS encoding DUF2185 domain-containing protein, with product MYIKKYWGNFIGGSDDSLNLVSFLEDLKKEEIPLSEIFIKIGLDKQNWDFRQTVEYLEFTHSSGVEMDFHFAIDVVTDLAAILLECSISGSVNLQDLDEYNTPARRIRITATPEEHDAMNKALADFAQNPQEYDLSEMMDDEEIQEMARDVEALRKELYESAGRNRDYHVKAEDVKPLLSDWKGADGCIATNRITVEGCKVGYCYREKPDGDWDSGWRFTAGDESDEYMDDPNSAGIYGLNTICNDDPDIILLLNTPAPCAFERDEHGVFQQIKDWKPDEDEEDPDMDILQQCQKWNENSEYQKIIDALEAIPAQERTPEMDSELARAYNNLGAPSNRALLKKAIALLKPHEEYFEGDHCWNFRMGYSYFYLDQEGRALRYFEKALEARPGDEDTMELIDWCKKGISLPQFSQCFRERTENWWETFAEMEGSLRQMMDDDKDHTRGAEIVAQMEGALNQVFDEISFEMGFNGEKYELILTPEGDKVKLFELVYFQKHASKEVLEHWNILVGRQPIRNIGLRTDDGWDISGDDVQIWLEEQGENSFAISAYCEKLLPMLREAEGRVWWMLTTLTDQVLGEIPHMRYIDSFDVLEEPKAEPSMLMSQLPDALKERGLELSTDPEAYLESYLGYEMKPNEDPDADWRLDVMVGSTCCAPLINGYLNADNDFMDALHADGAVAGFFCYPLDTLREEEGSEKIFDFRDKLEEVFTTGDSPEILTLTGGATGLFCGYVDFIAWDIQTALQMAKKFFENSDIPWASFHTFRREAGTVNLKTPPEEEPDDEDQVPELDETLTGMEDIPYTPQNEEEFFAQIEQWNDEDEYTRCIQALNAIPEDWRNYRIAYAMARALENYAIIGDHDEGTPNYKVDKALRRAIEVLESVQEEGQNKAEWNMRMAYAYQYLYGQEEKAIPYAQRWAELDPEDEDAPTVIQECQKEIAKRAEAEAENESDHTGVFTGFVLLSKAEWDKEQFIRDMKEKWNIAVEEYDASEEKDDDALVFEVGDMLAAVSLATYPIPGGEAEANAENNYMWEDAVKVAKEHCAHLMVAVLGKEEDLLEKGKLYTKLVATCCRQKYATGIYTSGVVFEPRFYEGFADMMRSGDLPIFNWIWFGLWRDEHGMNGYTYGMDVFGKDEMEVLGADADPGDLRDFLASLVSYVLENDVELLDGETIGFSADDKHTITRSPGIGLPEEQMTLKISWASSGGDPDDDDDDPDGEAPENEETGVPEVYTEEEMEAVEGHIQQYFGKYENVFHELSSPDIHVDICVVPPSEERDYYTLVTMGMGAHRMNVPEELAEYKLERAELAIALPGNWKLKHEDLKDERWYWPIRLLKTMARLPIVSDTWLGFGHTMDNEDDFAKDTKLCAAILTGPQDTEDGSEVCILPSGEEVNFYQVIPLYRDELEYKLAHDADALLDKMNGISFVVEPDRQDAITRGTLSNDDFDGEMDDASYHIESIEEKGLPIDPINAYNHMAIYLRWCMEHDLMGEDFLKEYGEVAKQVKADPASVDLRAFIQNELDGCLFSVLFNQQGRAFAGYYYGEGDSPYYPADVDDNALRFFGPERYHSNEFQDEAYLFIPFDEDYYQAMAKVIEERFTNWQGQDFDEDTLEPSELAEALMEYLDCECTYFPSMKDDDPIMSAYSYAKRESVKEGFVPVLIKADDETLLECLVMNADPENDSDFYEFDLKTVMEYRKKILSAPVKDGKAVLEELTGQRKEEAEDDDMDWEEEILGEMEGGEPNDRFSSYWDDDTEMTYPLILAKIPVKNPWEIFAYLPFGNWNDCPDTPDLMAAAKYWFEQYGAVPAAMSHDELEFLLPAPVPKEKAMDVAVELYGFCPDLDQNEDGSIGSLADALWQSTVWYFWWD
- a CDS encoding CbrC family protein, translated to MNEYLKEYIELQKQFRETKGNPDSVRALYTFKEKLELSEDKQAKEVLVDVYDLLDFKKDAYELLCQIGNRSDKKTLKRLGTLKEYAENWGNHYALPKPKTLEEKQKEKERQARLGLPTFRYHPNPLETGAFEESADGVACDCCGKTTHIFYTGPFYAVEDIECLCPECISSGEAARKYDGSFQDDCSVDDGVEDPARLDELIHRTPGYCGWQQEYWRAHCGDYCAYLGHVGARELRALGVLEDVLDDPMWDDEHKEMIQKSVNGGHLQCYLFQCLHCGKHLVWMDFD
- a CDS encoding SMI1/KNR4 family protein — translated: MNKESLTEKLLDLAEGRETPETWQNWWDEHETELEALLSRGEFLKLKPCRHGFQWVPVFGSQKGAIAILEKSGLAFEASNLYQERYLAELDAFCKEQERVQREKQKEFKASHPELFGRYPKFSKALAKVLDTSDEIKPAATEEQIGNQESVLDFTLPSQVREFFLLTAGIQASTGVILSLSGMFDLTIHGERYCVLGEFWKEADGDQLLLRPGEETIWYYAHEQDKVKRLCNDMTELLEKKLARYLNEQ